A DNA window from Pongo abelii isolate AG06213 chromosome 2, NHGRI_mPonAbe1-v2.0_pri, whole genome shotgun sequence contains the following coding sequences:
- the LRRN1 gene encoding leucine-rich repeat neuronal protein 1, which translates to MARMSFVVAACQLVLGLLMTSLTESSIQNSECPQLCVCEIRPWFTPQSTYREATTVDCNDLRLTRIPSNLSSDTQVLLLQSNNIAKTVDELQQLFNLTELDFSQNNFTNIKEVGLANLTQLTTLHLEENQITEMTDYCLQDLSNLQELYINHNQISTISANAFAGLKNLLRLHLNSNKLKVIDSRWFDSTPNLEILMIGENPVIGILDMNFKPLANLRSLVLAGMYLTDIPGNALVGLDSLESLSFYDNKLIKVPQLALQKVPNLKFLDLNKNPIHKIQEGDFKNMLRLKELGINNMGELVSVDRYALDNLPELTKLEATNNPKLSYIHRLAFRSVPALESLMLNNNALNAIYQKTVESLPNLREISIHSNPLRCDCVIHWINSNKTNIRFMEPLSMFCAMPPEYKGHQVKEVLIQDSSEQCLPMISHDTFPNHLNMDIGTTVFLDCRAMAEPEPEIYWVTPIGNKITVETLSDKYKLSSEGTLEISNIQIEDSGRYTCVAQNVQGADTRVATIKVNGTLLDGTQVLKIYVKQTESHSILVSWKVNSNVMTSNLKWSSATMKIDNPHITYTARVPVDVHEYNLTHLQPSTDYEVCLTVSNIHQQTQKSCVNVTTKNAAFALDISDQETSTALAAVMGSMFAVISLASIAVYFAKRFKRKNYHHSLKKYMQKTSSIPLNELYPPLINLWEGDSEKDKDGSADTKPTQVDTSRSYYMW; encoded by the coding sequence ATGGCGAGGATGAGCTTTGTTGTAGCAGCTTGCCAATTGGTGCTGGGCCTACTAATGACTTCATTAACTGAGTCTTCCATACAGAATAGTGAGTGTCCACAACTTTGCGTATGTGAAATTCGTCCCTGGTTTACCCCACAGTCAACTTACAGAGAAGCCACCACTGTTGATTGCAATGACCTCCGCTTAACAAGGATTCCCAGTAACCTCTCTAGTGACACACAAGTGCTTCTCTTACAGAGCAATAACATCGCAAAGACTGTGGATGAGCTGCAGCAGCTTTTCAACTTGACTGAACTAGATTTCTCCCAAAACAACTTTACTAACATTAAGGAGGTCGGGCTGGCAAACCTAACCCAGCTCACAACGCTGCATTTAGAGGAAAATCAGATTACAGAGATGACTGATTACTGTCTACAAGACCTCAGCAACCTTCAAGAACTCTACATCAACCACAACCAAATTAGCACTATTTCTGCTAATGCTTTTGCAGGCTTAAAAAATCTATTAAGGCTCCACctgaactccaacaaattgaaAGTTATCGATAGTCGCTGGTTTGATTCTACACCCAACCTGGAAATTCTCATGATTGGAGAAAACCCTGTGATTGGAATTCTGGATATGAACTTCAAACCCCTTGCAAATTTGAGAAGCTTAGTTTTGGCAGGAATGTATCTCACTGATATTCCTGGAAATGCTTTGGTGGGTCTGGATAGCCTTGAGAGCCTGTCTTTTTATGATAACAAACTGATTAAAGTCCCTCAACTTGCCCTGCAAAAAGTTCCAAATTTGAAATTCTTAGACCTCAACAAAAACCCCATTCACAAAATCCAAGAAGGGGACTTCAAAAATATGCTTCGGTTAAAAGAACTGGGAATCAACAATATGGGCGAGCTCGTTTCTGTCGACCGCTATGCCCTGGATAACTTGCCTGAACTCACAAAGCTGGAAGCCACCAATAACCCTAAACTCTCTTACATCCACCGCTTGGCTTTCCGAAGTGTCCCTGCTCTGGAAAGCTTGATGTTGAACAACAATGCCTTGAATGCCATTTACCAAAAGACAGTCGAATCCCTCCCCAATCTGCGTGAGATCAGTATCCATAGCAATCCCCTGAGGTGTGACTGTGTGATCCACTGGATTAACTCCAACAAAACCAACATCCGCTTTATGGAGCCCCTATCCATGTTCTGTGCCATGCCGCCCGAATATAAAGGGCACCAGGTGAAGGAAGTTTTAATCCAGGATTCGAGTGAACAGTGCCTCCCAATGATATCTCACGACACCTTCCCAAATCATTTAAACATGGATATCGGCACGACGGTTTTCCTAGACTGTCGAGCCATGGCTGAGCCAGAACCTGAAATTTACTGGGTCACTCCCATTGGAAATAAGATAACTGTGGAAACCCTTTCAGATAAATACAAGCTAAGTAGCGAAGGTACCTTGGAAATATCTAACATACAAATTGAGGACTCAGGAAGATACACATGTGTTGCCCAGAATGTCCAAGGGGCAGACACTCGGGTGGCAACAATTAAGGTTAATGGGACCCTTCTGGATGGTACCCAGGTGCTAAAAATATACGTCAAGCAGACAGAATCCCATTCCATCTTAGTGTCCTGGAAAGTTAATTCCAATGTCATGACATCAAACTTAAAATGGTCGTCTGCCACCATGAAGATTGATAACCCTCACATAACATATACTGCCAGGGTCCCAGTCGATGTCCATGAATACAACCTAACACATCTGCAGCCTTCCACAGATTATGAAGTGTGTCTCACAGTGTCCAATATTCATCAGCAGACTCAAAAGTCATGCGTAAATGTCACAACCAAAAATGCCGCCTTCGCACTGGACATCTCTGATCAAGAAACCAGTACAGCCCTTGCTGCAGTAATGGGGTCTATGTTTGCCGTCATTAGCCTTGCGTCCATTGCTGTGTACTTTGCCAAAAGATTTAAGAGAAAAAACTACCACCACTCGTTAAAAAAGTATATG